The proteins below come from a single Agromyces flavus genomic window:
- a CDS encoding glycoside hydrolase family 13 protein, which yields MSDLLARPDLDRTRADADWWRQAAVYQIYPRSFADADGDGIGDLRGILSRVPYLRRLGIDAVWLSPFYPSALADGGYDVDDYRDVDPRLGTIADFDALVEALHDAAIRVIVDIVPNHTSDRHEWFREAIASPRGSAARARYIFRDGLGPDGASPPADWTSAFGGSAWEPVGDGQWYLHYFAREQPDLNWDNPDVREDFLTTLRFWSDRGVDGFRIDVAHGLAKRLGDDLPDQATLDALPRDGAHPLWDRDEVHEIYAEWRRLFDEYSPPRIGVAEAWVESHRRPRYASVEGLGQAFNFDLLEAPFDPHAFRRIVDANLALAAASGSSTTWVLSNHDVVRHATRYGLPEPSDPEEKHGAAWLLSGGTLPVLDRERGLRRARAASLFMLALPGSAYLYQGEELGLHEVAEIPATSRQDPSYFRNPGVDVGRDGCRVPLPWTTADGSFGFGPAGAHLPQPEWFGELAADAQADDPSSTLWMYRRALLLRSDLQTSEELEWLPTADPEVVHFRRPHGWHVVMNFGTEPAELPEGVPLVASGPLEHGRLPGETTVWLRA from the coding sequence ATGTCCGACCTCCTCGCACGCCCCGACCTCGACCGGACCCGGGCGGATGCCGACTGGTGGCGCCAGGCTGCGGTGTACCAGATCTACCCGCGCAGCTTCGCCGACGCCGACGGCGACGGCATCGGCGACCTGCGCGGCATCCTCTCTCGCGTGCCCTACCTGCGCCGGCTGGGAATCGACGCCGTGTGGCTCAGCCCGTTCTACCCGTCGGCGCTGGCCGACGGCGGGTACGACGTCGACGACTACCGCGACGTCGATCCGCGGCTCGGCACCATCGCCGACTTCGACGCGCTCGTGGAGGCGCTCCACGACGCCGCCATTCGTGTGATCGTGGACATCGTCCCGAACCACACCTCCGACCGTCACGAGTGGTTCCGCGAGGCGATCGCGTCGCCGCGCGGGTCCGCGGCCCGCGCCCGCTACATCTTCCGCGACGGCCTGGGGCCGGATGGCGCGTCGCCGCCCGCCGACTGGACCAGCGCGTTCGGGGGATCCGCCTGGGAGCCGGTGGGCGACGGGCAGTGGTACCTGCACTACTTCGCCCGCGAGCAGCCCGACCTCAACTGGGACAACCCCGACGTGCGCGAGGACTTCCTCACGACCCTGCGGTTCTGGTCGGACCGCGGGGTCGACGGGTTCCGCATCGACGTCGCCCACGGCCTCGCCAAGCGCCTCGGTGACGACCTGCCCGATCAGGCGACGCTCGACGCGCTGCCGCGCGACGGCGCCCACCCGCTCTGGGACCGCGACGAGGTGCACGAGATCTACGCCGAATGGCGCCGGCTCTTCGACGAGTACTCGCCGCCCCGCATCGGCGTGGCCGAGGCCTGGGTCGAATCCCACCGGCGCCCGCGCTACGCGAGCGTGGAGGGCCTCGGGCAGGCGTTCAACTTCGACCTGCTCGAGGCGCCGTTCGACCCGCACGCGTTCCGTCGGATCGTCGACGCGAACCTCGCCCTCGCCGCCGCTTCCGGCTCGTCGACCACGTGGGTGCTGTCCAACCACGACGTCGTCAGGCATGCCACGCGGTACGGGCTCCCCGAGCCATCCGACCCCGAGGAGAAGCACGGCGCGGCCTGGTTGCTCTCGGGCGGCACCCTGCCCGTGCTCGACCGGGAGCGCGGCCTTCGACGGGCTCGCGCCGCGAGCCTGTTCATGCTGGCCCTTCCCGGCTCGGCCTACCTGTACCAGGGCGAGGAGCTCGGCCTGCACGAGGTCGCCGAGATCCCGGCGACCTCGCGCCAGGACCCCTCCTACTTCCGGAACCCCGGCGTGGACGTCGGCCGTGACGGGTGCCGCGTGCCGCTGCCCTGGACCACCGCCGACGGGTCGTTCGGGTTCGGCCCGGCCGGCGCGCACCTGCCGCAGCCGGAGTGGTTCGGCGAGCTCGCGGCCGATGCGCAGGCCGACGACCCGTCATCCACCCTGTGGATGTACCGCCGCGCGCTGCTGCTGCGGTCCGACCTCCAGACGTCCGAGGAGCTGGAGTGGCTCCCGACCGCCGATCCCGAGGTGGTCCACTTCCGCCGTCCGCACGGGTGGCACGTCGTGATGAACTTCGGGACCGAACCCGCCGAGCTTCCCGAGGGGGTGCCGCTGGTGGCGAGCGGGCCGCTCGAGCACGGTCGGCTGCCCGGCGAGACGACGGTGTGGTTGCGCGCTTGA
- a CDS encoding carbohydrate ABC transporter permease has translation MTTATKRLPASVTTTRTRDDAVAATAPRRRRRVGQERTNWTTFVILLLCALTVLLPLYVTISMSLKSTSQAVDGNAFSLPNPIDFSGFAQAWELTNFPVAFMISLFITAGTVVGTVILGALASYAIVRNWDHRLFRWSFFYLLTALFLPFPVVALPQIQLTGLVGLANPVGVIILKIMFELSFSILLFTAFLRSIPLELEESARIDGATTWQTFRQLIFPLLAPMSATVAIFAFLASWNDFMMPSLIIADSAQQTLPVVQSIFQTQFSNNYNVSFASYLMAMAPAIIVYLFTQRWVMEGVTQGAVKG, from the coding sequence ATGACCACGGCAACGAAGCGACTGCCCGCTTCCGTCACGACCACCCGCACCCGCGACGATGCCGTCGCCGCGACCGCGCCGCGCCGCCGGCGCCGAGTCGGCCAGGAGCGCACGAACTGGACGACCTTCGTCATCCTGCTCCTCTGCGCGCTGACCGTGCTCCTCCCGCTGTACGTGACGATCTCGATGTCGCTCAAGTCGACATCGCAGGCGGTCGACGGCAACGCGTTCTCGCTCCCGAACCCGATCGACTTCTCCGGGTTCGCGCAGGCGTGGGAGCTGACCAACTTCCCCGTCGCCTTCATGATCTCGCTCTTCATCACCGCCGGAACCGTGGTCGGCACGGTGATCCTGGGTGCGCTCGCGTCGTACGCGATCGTGCGGAACTGGGACCACCGGCTCTTCCGCTGGTCGTTCTTCTACCTGCTCACGGCGCTGTTCCTGCCGTTCCCGGTCGTCGCGCTCCCGCAGATCCAGCTGACGGGGCTCGTCGGCCTCGCGAACCCGGTCGGCGTCATCATCCTGAAGATCATGTTCGAGCTGTCGTTCAGCATCCTGCTGTTCACGGCGTTCCTGCGCTCCATCCCGCTCGAGCTCGAGGAGAGCGCCCGCATCGACGGCGCGACGACCTGGCAGACCTTCCGTCAGCTGATCTTTCCGCTGCTCGCGCCGATGAGCGCGACGGTCGCGATCTTCGCCTTCCTCGCCTCGTGGAACGACTTCATGATGCCGTCCCTGATCATCGCCGACTCGGCCCAGCAGACGCTTCCGGTCGTGCAGTCGATCTTCCAGACGCAGTTCAGCAACAACTACAACGTGTCGTTCGCGTCGTACCTCATGGCGATGGCGCCGGCCATCATCGTGTACCTCTTCACGCAGCGATGGGTCATGGAGGGCGTCACCCAGGGAGCGGTCAAGGGCTGA
- a CDS encoding carbohydrate ABC transporter permease — MSTPITTAAASAGALVDEAEHGQVDHLAGAAHDKRGRPRVDPIYYWFLIPTLVVFTLAITVPAVLGIFYSFTNFIGFGDWQFIGFTNYIAAFTDPAILASYGFTFGFAIVTVLLVNVIAFLLAVGLTSRIKLKTPLRAVFVIPMVISAIVIAYVFNFLFSNSLPAFGAAAGIPWLSESILANPDLAWVSIVIVTAWQSIPATLLIYIAGLLSIPGDVYEAADIDGASAARRLWSVTLPLVAGYVVINVIIGFKNYLNVYEVIVGLTNGGPGTATRSIAMTIFTGFTGGDYAYQMANATIFFIIAVALSVLQLRISRGRAAI, encoded by the coding sequence ATGAGCACTCCGATCACGACCGCGGCGGCCTCGGCCGGCGCGCTGGTCGACGAGGCCGAGCACGGCCAGGTCGACCACCTCGCGGGCGCCGCCCACGACAAGCGGGGGCGCCCTCGGGTCGACCCGATCTACTACTGGTTCCTGATCCCCACCCTCGTGGTGTTCACGCTCGCGATCACGGTCCCGGCGGTGCTCGGCATCTTCTACTCGTTCACGAACTTCATCGGGTTCGGCGACTGGCAGTTCATCGGGTTCACGAACTACATCGCGGCCTTCACCGACCCGGCGATCCTGGCCAGCTACGGCTTCACGTTCGGCTTCGCGATCGTGACGGTGCTGCTGGTCAACGTCATCGCGTTCCTGCTCGCGGTGGGCCTCACCTCGCGAATCAAGTTGAAGACGCCGCTGCGCGCGGTGTTCGTGATCCCGATGGTGATCTCGGCGATCGTGATCGCCTACGTCTTCAACTTCCTCTTCTCGAACTCGCTGCCGGCATTCGGCGCGGCCGCCGGCATCCCCTGGCTGTCGGAGTCGATCCTCGCGAACCCCGATCTCGCCTGGGTCTCGATCGTGATCGTGACCGCCTGGCAGTCGATCCCGGCGACCCTGCTGATCTACATCGCCGGGTTGCTCTCGATCCCGGGCGACGTCTACGAGGCCGCCGACATCGACGGCGCGAGCGCGGCCCGTCGTCTCTGGTCGGTGACGCTCCCGCTCGTCGCGGGGTACGTCGTGATCAACGTGATCATCGGCTTCAAGAACTACCTGAACGTCTACGAGGTCATCGTCGGCCTCACCAACGGCGGCCCCGGAACGGCGACGCGGAGCATCGCGATGACGATCTTCACCGGCTTCACCGGAGGCGACTACGCCTACCAGATGGCCAACGCGACGATCTTCTTCATCATCGCCGTGGCCCTCTCGGTCCTCCAACTCCGAATCTCCCGCGGAAGGGCGGCGATCTGA
- a CDS encoding ABC transporter substrate-binding protein, with protein sequence MLGAVLALSGCAGAGGGGRAEITFHMSKPEAIPYFRDLVEQFNAEQDDVRVTLDTASNLSAGFLRGNPPDVGLLNYNYEMARFMERGALSDLSDMPEADRIRPEVQDLVDQYATYPGRTSVLPYSVAAASVIYNVEIFEENGLEVPTTWDELIAVCDELEAAGVTPIYSTFKDTWTLGQGLFDYSVGGLVDVPEFLTKMEELGTEVGPDSEVSFQKTILEPSEKMKQLADYSNDDAESRGYGDGNVAFANGEAAMYMQGPWAFGEIAKTNPDLELATFPLPSSDDPDDLKVRVNLDLALWIPEASTEKEAAREFVSYLMQPEVMDEYNAAFLGFGTTTDAAPVTDERIVPMQEYYDDGAFYQGLSRSIPLTIPIDNYIQTMATGGDIPETLAKIDADWARLALRG encoded by the coding sequence ATGCTGGGCGCCGTGCTCGCGCTGTCCGGCTGCGCCGGTGCCGGCGGCGGCGGCCGGGCCGAGATCACGTTCCACATGTCCAAGCCCGAGGCGATCCCGTACTTCCGCGATCTCGTCGAGCAGTTCAACGCCGAGCAAGACGACGTGCGCGTCACGCTCGACACCGCCTCGAACCTGTCGGCCGGCTTCCTGCGCGGCAATCCTCCCGATGTCGGGCTGCTCAACTACAACTACGAGATGGCGCGGTTCATGGAGCGCGGGGCACTCTCCGACCTCTCCGACATGCCCGAGGCCGACCGCATCCGCCCCGAGGTGCAGGATCTCGTCGATCAGTACGCGACCTACCCCGGCCGCACGAGCGTGCTGCCGTATTCGGTGGCCGCGGCATCCGTCATCTACAACGTCGAGATCTTCGAGGAGAACGGCCTCGAGGTGCCGACGACCTGGGACGAGCTGATCGCGGTCTGCGACGAGCTCGAGGCCGCGGGCGTCACCCCGATCTACAGCACGTTCAAGGACACGTGGACCCTCGGCCAGGGTCTCTTCGACTACTCCGTGGGCGGGTTGGTCGATGTCCCGGAGTTCCTCACGAAGATGGAGGAGCTCGGCACCGAGGTCGGCCCCGACTCCGAGGTCTCGTTCCAGAAGACGATCCTCGAGCCCTCCGAGAAGATGAAGCAGCTCGCCGACTACTCCAACGACGACGCCGAGAGCCGGGGCTACGGCGACGGGAACGTCGCCTTCGCGAACGGCGAGGCGGCGATGTACATGCAGGGTCCGTGGGCGTTCGGCGAGATCGCGAAGACGAATCCCGACCTCGAACTGGCGACGTTCCCGTTGCCCTCCTCTGACGACCCCGACGACCTCAAGGTCCGGGTCAACCTCGACCTCGCCCTCTGGATCCCAGAGGCGAGCACCGAGAAGGAGGCCGCACGGGAGTTCGTGTCGTACCTCATGCAGCCCGAGGTCATGGACGAGTACAACGCGGCGTTCCTCGGCTTCGGCACGACCACCGACGCCGCACCGGTGACCGACGAACGGATCGTCCCGATGCAGGAGTACTACGACGACGGCGCCTTCTACCAGGGCCTCTCGCGGTCGATCCCGCTGACCATCCCGATCGACAACTACATCCAGACCATGGCGACCGGCGGGGACATCCCCGAGACGCTCGCCAAGATCGACGCCGACTGGGCGCGGCTCGCGCTGCGCGGCTGA
- a CDS encoding ROK family protein has protein sequence MKQIDQEIGAATSPQVLRRVNARRVLEHAWRTGAFTASDAMAATGLTRSTVIGVCDELLRQGWLEELQDARAVGAYTKGRPARRYALRERAAVVVGVDAGYDHVSAAVADLRGTILGTHGAVIPAPGPEHIERLADAEQRRTLARAAVAGALQDANADGSEVLAITVAVPAPADRDGASPAEDWFWSLTNPGYADLFEASAELVTVENDANLAAIAERSVAAGGGRDVDSFIALIVGEGLGAGLMLDGRLVRGRRGGAGELRFLDRVEGVGSADGVALLARRWAVEAIRAGLPSDSALGLLDPLDLDEGAVGDAALAGDPAAIDIIDRLAARLARICLLLGDLLDVDRVVVSGAAAASLPMVITRAAAILDESGDPTAPELRRSELGDRCVTLGAIEHALGQVRERALDLTPTVRGAA, from the coding sequence ATGAAGCAGATCGACCAGGAGATCGGTGCGGCGACGTCGCCGCAGGTGCTGCGCCGAGTCAACGCCCGCCGGGTCCTCGAGCACGCCTGGCGCACCGGGGCGTTCACCGCGTCCGATGCGATGGCCGCCACCGGCCTCACGCGCTCGACCGTGATCGGCGTGTGCGACGAGCTGCTGCGGCAGGGCTGGCTCGAAGAGCTCCAGGACGCGCGCGCCGTGGGCGCCTACACGAAGGGGCGCCCGGCGCGACGGTACGCGCTGCGCGAGCGGGCGGCGGTCGTCGTCGGCGTCGATGCGGGGTACGACCACGTCTCGGCGGCGGTGGCCGACCTTCGCGGCACGATCCTCGGCACCCACGGGGCCGTGATCCCGGCGCCCGGCCCTGAGCACATCGAACGCCTCGCCGACGCCGAACAGCGTCGCACGCTCGCTCGTGCGGCCGTGGCGGGTGCACTGCAGGACGCGAACGCCGACGGCAGCGAGGTGCTCGCCATTACGGTCGCGGTGCCCGCACCGGCCGATCGCGACGGCGCGTCCCCTGCCGAGGACTGGTTCTGGAGTCTCACGAACCCCGGCTACGCCGACCTGTTCGAAGCCTCGGCCGAGCTCGTCACGGTCGAGAACGACGCGAACCTCGCGGCGATCGCGGAACGTTCGGTCGCTGCGGGCGGCGGTCGAGACGTGGACTCGTTCATCGCGCTGATCGTCGGCGAGGGGCTCGGTGCGGGCCTCATGCTCGACGGACGCCTCGTCCGCGGGCGCCGCGGCGGTGCGGGCGAGCTGCGCTTCCTCGACCGCGTCGAGGGCGTCGGCTCGGCCGACGGCGTCGCACTCCTCGCCCGGCGGTGGGCGGTCGAGGCGATCCGCGCCGGCCTCCCGTCCGACAGCGCGCTCGGCCTGCTGGATCCCCTCGACCTGGACGAGGGCGCCGTCGGCGATGCCGCGCTGGCCGGCGACCCTGCCGCCATCGACATCATCGACCGGCTCGCGGCGCGCCTCGCGCGGATCTGCCTCCTGCTGGGCGACCTCCTCGACGTCGACCGCGTCGTCGTCAGCGGCGCCGCCGCAGCATCGCTGCCGATGGTCATCACGCGCGCCGCGGCGATCCTCGACGAAAGTGGGGACCCCACCGCGCCAGAGCTCCGACGGTCGGAACTCGGCGACCGCTGCGTCACCCTCGGGGCGATCGAGCACGCCCTCGGGCAGGTGCGCGAGCGTGCACTCGACCTGACCCCCACCGTGCGCGGCGCAGCCTGA
- a CDS encoding epoxide hydrolase family protein: MTNTTNTPNTTAATDIRPFRIEVDQAQLDDLMDRLARTRLPQPAPGDDWSYGTPNAYLRDAVEQWRSTYDWRAEEARINAVPHFMTEIDGQPIHFIHVRSPHEGATPLLLAHTYPGSSLDYLDLIGPLFDPVAHGGRAEDAFDVVVPDAPGFGFSNPVTEPGWATARVARAYDELMRRLGYTEYGIHGSDNGAMVARELGLLNPHGFLGLHVLQLFSFPSGDPAEFEKLGPQDYAGLEHMQWFQSVGGYNTMNASRPQTVAVGLSDSPVGLLAYSELFNSFGNGTSLVPLEKILTEVTVNWFANAAAGMSRVYLEDARVQAEPKVNDAPTGVAVFKDDFQTIKVFAERDNSNIVHWRRFEQGGHFAALEVPEDVVGDIRAFFATLRG; encoded by the coding sequence ATGACGAACACGACGAACACCCCGAACACCACCGCCGCCACCGACATCCGCCCGTTCCGCATCGAGGTCGACCAGGCCCAGCTCGACGACCTCATGGACCGCCTCGCCCGCACGCGCCTTCCGCAGCCGGCGCCCGGTGACGACTGGAGCTACGGCACGCCGAACGCCTACCTCCGCGACGCGGTCGAGCAATGGCGCTCGACCTACGACTGGCGCGCCGAGGAGGCCCGCATCAACGCCGTGCCGCACTTCATGACCGAGATCGACGGGCAGCCGATCCACTTCATCCACGTGCGCTCGCCGCACGAGGGCGCGACACCGCTGCTGCTCGCGCACACCTACCCCGGCTCCTCGCTCGACTACCTCGACCTGATCGGCCCGCTCTTCGACCCGGTCGCGCACGGTGGACGCGCGGAGGACGCGTTCGACGTCGTGGTGCCGGATGCCCCCGGCTTCGGCTTCTCGAATCCCGTCACCGAGCCCGGCTGGGCCACAGCCCGAGTCGCCCGAGCGTACGACGAGCTCATGCGACGGCTCGGCTACACCGAGTACGGGATCCACGGCTCCGACAACGGCGCGATGGTCGCTCGCGAGCTCGGCCTGCTGAACCCCCACGGCTTCCTCGGCCTGCACGTGCTGCAGCTGTTCTCGTTCCCGTCGGGCGATCCGGCCGAGTTCGAGAAGCTCGGGCCGCAGGATTACGCCGGTCTCGAGCACATGCAGTGGTTCCAGTCCGTCGGCGGCTACAACACGATGAACGCCAGTCGCCCGCAGACGGTCGCGGTCGGACTCAGCGACTCGCCGGTCGGCCTGCTCGCCTACAGCGAGCTCTTCAACTCGTTCGGCAACGGCACCTCGCTCGTCCCGCTCGAGAAGATCCTCACCGAGGTCACGGTGAACTGGTTCGCGAACGCCGCCGCCGGCATGAGCCGCGTCTACCTCGAGGACGCCCGCGTCCAGGCCGAGCCGAAGGTCAACGACGCGCCGACGGGCGTGGCCGTGTTCAAGGACGACTTCCAGACGATCAAGGTCTTCGCCGAGCGCGACAACTCGAACATCGTGCACTGGCGCCGCTTCGAGCAGGGCGGGCACTTCGCCGCGCTCGAGGTCCCCGAGGACGTCGTCGGCGACATCCGGGCGTTCTTCGCCACGCTGCGAGGCTGA
- a CDS encoding helix-turn-helix transcriptional regulator, protein MSDTAARMLALLSLLQSRPGWTGSELSQRLGVSTRTIRNDIERLRELDYPVDATRGAAGGYRLGAGGRLPPLLLDDEEAVAVAIGLREATGVAGVEESSARALAKLEQVLPSRLRPVVAAIGSVVDRAPENTGTDAPDPEVDPAVLAAIAAAIRDVEWFRFTDRGTPRLVEPYRLLSWQRRWYLVGRDPDTGEWGTYRADWLEPRMPTRRRFTPVPLPGGDYTAFAMRSIAASGWKVHARLRIAASADAVLDRINPAVGVVEAVSDAESVLVTGADTLDTIGAYIGMLGMDFTVESPPELVQLLRTLSERYARAADGGTLGA, encoded by the coding sequence ATGTCCGACACCGCCGCGAGGATGCTCGCACTCCTCTCCCTGCTCCAGTCGCGACCAGGCTGGACCGGCTCCGAACTCTCCCAGCGCCTGGGGGTCTCGACCCGCACGATCCGCAACGACATCGAGCGGCTCCGCGAGCTCGACTACCCCGTCGACGCAACCCGCGGGGCCGCCGGCGGCTACCGTCTCGGCGCGGGCGGCAGGCTGCCGCCGCTGCTGCTCGACGACGAGGAGGCGGTCGCCGTGGCGATCGGGCTCCGCGAGGCGACCGGGGTCGCGGGCGTCGAGGAGTCGAGCGCCCGTGCCCTGGCGAAGCTCGAGCAGGTGCTGCCGTCGCGCTTGCGTCCGGTCGTCGCCGCGATCGGTTCGGTCGTCGACCGGGCGCCCGAGAACACGGGCACGGACGCGCCCGATCCCGAGGTCGACCCCGCCGTGCTCGCGGCGATCGCCGCCGCGATCCGTGATGTCGAGTGGTTCCGATTCACCGACCGCGGCACGCCCCGCCTGGTCGAGCCGTACCGGCTGCTCAGCTGGCAGCGCCGGTGGTACCTCGTCGGCCGCGATCCCGACACGGGCGAGTGGGGCACGTACCGGGCGGACTGGCTCGAGCCGCGGATGCCGACGCGACGCCGCTTCACCCCCGTACCGCTGCCCGGCGGCGACTACACCGCGTTCGCCATGCGCTCGATCGCCGCGAGTGGATGGAAGGTGCACGCTCGCCTGCGGATCGCGGCATCCGCCGACGCCGTACTCGACCGCATCAACCCGGCCGTCGGTGTCGTCGAGGCGGTCTCGGACGCGGAATCCGTGCTGGTGACCGGCGCCGACACGCTCGACACCATCGGCGCCTACATCGGCATGCTCGGCATGGACTTCACGGTCGAATCGCCGCCCGAGCTCGTCCAGCTGCTCAGGACGCTGTCGGAGCGCTATGCACGCGCGGCCGACGGTGGGACGCTGGGGGCGTGA
- a CDS encoding SRPBCC family protein, with amino-acid sequence MTTTIERHIEIEAAPEVVFDLVADLHGYGRWLPSAGDYEGTSEVSPPPVAVGTTYVEHSRRGVRHGRVIAFERPARVAFRQPMTLRPRVAGTIDSTVTMAVGSNGDRTHVTRTVELGIPRRIGLLRPVIVGRYARESERMLRALKSHAEAVGMTEPP; translated from the coding sequence GTGACGACGACCATCGAGCGGCACATCGAGATCGAGGCAGCCCCCGAGGTGGTCTTCGACCTCGTCGCCGACCTGCACGGCTACGGTCGCTGGCTGCCGTCGGCGGGCGACTACGAGGGCACGAGCGAGGTCTCGCCCCCGCCGGTCGCGGTCGGCACGACCTACGTCGAGCACAGCCGCCGCGGCGTGCGCCACGGGCGGGTCATCGCCTTCGAGCGGCCGGCACGCGTCGCCTTCCGTCAGCCGATGACCCTGCGCCCGCGCGTGGCCGGGACGATCGACAGCACCGTGACGATGGCGGTGGGCTCGAACGGCGACCGCACGCATGTCACGCGAACGGTCGAGCTCGGGATCCCTCGGCGCATCGGTCTCCTCCGGCCCGTGATCGTCGGGCGCTACGCGCGCGAGAGCGAGCGGATGCTGCGGGCGCTGAAATCCCACGCGGAAGCCGTGGGGATGACGGAGCCTCCATGA
- a CDS encoding adenosine deaminase, translating to MTANVIDWPTAELHVHLEGTMEVELLVELARRNGVVLPTYDPDVLRESYAFADLQEFLDRLYANLGVLRTEQDFHDLASAYLRRAHRASVRRAEMFFDPQTHLGNGIPFEAVIGGLASALDEARRDLGMSIALIPCLLRERGADAAMDMLDVILPFREHFVGLGMVSTEVGHPPHLFAEVYARAASAGLHLVAHAGEEGPPEYVREAVDVLHVERVDHGNRSMEDPDLVRRLAELRMPLTVCPLSNVALGTAPRELSRHPLPAMMAAGLVVTVNSDDPAYFGGYIDDNYRAIASALPLDAEALATLARNSFTASFAEPREKDTWIAEVDAVLAAATG from the coding sequence ATGACGGCGAACGTGATCGACTGGCCGACGGCCGAGCTGCACGTGCACCTCGAGGGCACGATGGAGGTCGAGCTGCTCGTCGAGCTCGCACGCCGCAACGGCGTCGTCCTGCCCACCTACGACCCCGACGTGCTGCGCGAGTCGTACGCGTTCGCCGACCTGCAGGAGTTCCTCGACCGCCTCTACGCCAACCTCGGGGTGCTGCGCACCGAGCAGGACTTCCACGACCTCGCGAGCGCCTACCTGCGGCGCGCGCACCGGGCGAGCGTGCGCCGGGCCGAGATGTTCTTCGACCCGCAGACGCACCTCGGCAACGGCATTCCGTTCGAGGCCGTGATCGGCGGCCTCGCGTCGGCGCTCGACGAGGCACGGCGCGATCTCGGCATGTCGATCGCGCTCATCCCCTGCCTCCTGCGCGAGCGCGGGGCGGATGCCGCGATGGACATGCTCGACGTGATCCTGCCGTTCCGCGAGCACTTCGTCGGCCTGGGCATGGTGTCGACCGAGGTCGGCCACCCGCCGCACCTGTTCGCCGAGGTCTATGCGCGCGCCGCTTCCGCGGGGCTCCACCTCGTCGCGCACGCCGGCGAGGAGGGTCCGCCCGAGTACGTGCGCGAGGCCGTGGACGTGCTGCACGTCGAACGGGTCGACCACGGCAACCGGTCCATGGAGGATCCGGACCTCGTGCGGCGGCTCGCCGAGCTGCGGATGCCGCTCACCGTCTGCCCGCTCTCGAACGTGGCGCTCGGCACCGCGCCGCGCGAGCTGTCGCGGCATCCGCTGCCCGCGATGATGGCCGCGGGACTCGTCGTGACGGTCAACAGCGACGACCCGGCGTACTTCGGCGGCTACATCGATGACAATTACCGCGCGATCGCTTCGGCGCTGCCCTTGGATGCCGAAGCCCTGGCGACCCTCGCCCGCAACTCGTTCACGGCGAGCTTCGCCGAGCCCCGCGAGAAGGACACATGGATCGCCGAGGTCGATGCGGTGCTCGCGGCCGCCACCGGCTGA